The following nucleotide sequence is from Endozoicomonas sp. GU-1.
ATGTTCTTGAGCTGTTTCCACGTCTTGAGGAGCGGCTCACCCAGCGGGCAGGCACCATGTCCGGAGGTGAACAACAGATGCTGGCCATAGCAAGAGCACTGATGAGTAAGCCCAGGCTATTACTGCTGGATGAACCTTCACTGGGCCTGGCTCCTATCGTGATTCAACAGATTTTTGACATTATTGCCAGGCTGAGGGATGAAGGGATGACGATCTTTCTGGTTGAGCAAAATGCCAACCAGGCGCTGAAGCTGGCAGATCGCGGCTATGTGCTTGAAAATGGGAAGATTGTTCTGCATGACTCCGGACAGGCTCTGCTAGTGAATAAATCTGTCCAGGAGGCCTATCTGGGAGGGTGATTGCGGTATTTTCCTTTGATGTCTGAAGGGGTTGCCATACGCGGCTTTGAGAGAACTTCTATCAATGGCTCCCAGGCTCTGTTCGTCCTGAGCGTCCTTCTACTCCGCTCAGGGTGAACGGAGATTGTACACATCAAACTTATCGAAATGATGAGGTACCACAGTAGGAGCCGCTTTGGTTTCAATAGGTTAACTGGGTAAAACTCTAGTGTCAGCCATATTTTGGAATCAAAATAACAATTTAAATTTTTAATAGTAATTAAAATTATCATTATTTTTTATTTATTCATTTGAAATCAATCTGTTAATGGCGTGGTAGTTCTGGTTAAAAGGCCATGTTCCCAGTACTATACTTTCCCTATAACTGAACCAGCAGTACAAGGAAGTGCACCATGAAACCTGAATACGATAAGCTGACCACGCCGGAAGTATTGATGTTAGCCAGCTCACTGAGCGTTTTGGCGGGTTCACTGGTTACCCTTGGAATGCTGATTCAGTAGTCATCCGGCAATATCAGGGTTAAGTCTACGGTTACAAAGACCTGGCGGGGGACCGCCAGGCAAAACAACACTCCCCTCCAAATCATCAGCATACCGATTTATAACCACCTGTAGCAGCCATCTCTGCATTGGTTTTTTCTTGGGTTCTTATGGCACCAAACCCTAAGTTTTTTGTGCAATTTAACGATGATTAAGAGATGGAAAAGTTCCAGATTCCATCCTTTGCTAAAGCACAGAGATCAGGCCATGAGTTCAGAGTCACCCAGTGAAAACAGTCAGCGAAAGACGGGTGGTCTGGCACTCACGCTTTTTCTCTGGTTTATTGTTTTATCCATTGGGCCTGTTGTGATTGTTGGGCTGAATGAGTACAAGACCGGAAAAGAAGCCATTATCAAAGATCGTTATGATCAGCTTTCATCAATAAATTTTCAGTTAACTCAACGCATTAATGAATACTTTGATACGGTGTTAACCAATTTATTCATTATGGCGTCATCTTCCGAAACATTTATTAGCGAACTGATGCTGGCTCCCGGCTTTAAAAGCCAGCCGGTTTCTGAGTTTATTAATTCCAGGGAATACGGGGATATCTATGAAAAGTACTCCATGGAGTATGTGGATTTCCTGCGATTCTATGACTACTCCGATGTGATTCTGGGTGATGCGGCAGGCAATATTCTCTTCACAGTGAATGAATACAGTGATTTAGGCAAAAACCTGTTCTCTTCAGAACTGGAAAATACGTTGTTTTCCCGGGCTGTTAAAGCCAGCCTGAATGATCAGCAGCCAAAGTATGCCGACCTTGCTGCCTACCCGCCCATAGGCAATGAGAAAGTCATCTTTTTGATATTACCGTTGGCGGATTCCTTCCAGAAAGCGGTGGGTTTTATTGCGGTGCAGATTCACCCGAAGAATATTCAGGTGATGTTTGATAAAGGTGAGTCCAGTGACGTCGGTCTCTCGTCGTTTCTTGTCGGTAAGGATCGTAAAATTCGCTTTGGTACCCGGTTTGAAAATCAGGAACAGCTTAAATTTGGCGATGATAATCCGCTGATTAACTTGTGGTTAAGCCATCTTGAGGATGATGGGAGCTACAGAGAGGAAGAAGACCATTTCGGAGGATTCTCTGCAGATAATGGTCATGCTTTTGAGTCTATTGGCCAGCATGAGCATGATCTGGAATCCATTTCAGAAAGTCTTGATACTTTAAATCTGGACGAGCAGGACGTGTTCGGTCGGGCGGCTAAAGCGAGCTTGAACCATATTCGAAGCTACATTCATGGTGAAGAAGTTCTGGGGATTTATCTGCCAATCAATATTGCCGGAACCCCTATGGTCATCCTTTCAGAAGTAACGCACCGGCATGCTTTTGCCTCAGTTCAGGACTTTCAAAAACGCCTTTTTGTGCTCATCGCCATCACTTTTGCCCTGGTGGTGGTTATTGCTCTGTTTGTTACCCGACAACTGGTGAAGCCCATCCGCCGGATTACCCGGTGGGTCAATCGAGTCGCCGCAGGTGACTATGCCGAAGGGACTGTCCTGAACGGTAATAATGAGATCAGCGAACTCAGTCGCAGTTTTGCCCAGATGACCGAAAGGTTGCGTACCGTCAGTGCGGAAAATACCCGGAAAAACTGGCTTCAGGAAGGTATGGCCGGGCTGTATAACAGTGTGCGTGGCGAGCAGGCAATGGCTGAGCTGTGCCGTAACATTGTGACTTATACTGCCCGTTATCTGGATATGCATTCCGGTGCCATGTTTGTCAAAGATGATAACAACCGGCTGCAGTTGATGGGCACCTATGCCTGGAGTAAACGCAATCAGCAGGCAAAGTCTTTTGCCATGGGTGAGGGGCTGATTGGTCAGGCAGCATTGGCAAGGGAAACGATGGAGATAGCCGATGTACCCGATGGCTATCTTGAAATTGAGTCCGGACTGGGCTCTGCCAGGCCGACTCATCTGATCATTGTCCCGTTGTGCTATGAAAATGATCTGAAAGGGGGCGTTGAGTTTGCACGGCTTGGTCCAATGACGGATGAACAGCGCCTGTTTCTGCAACACTCTGTTGAAAGTATTGCCATTGCCATTAACTCTGCCCAGTATCGAACCCGGGTGAATCAGCTGCTTGATACCACCACCCAGCAATCAGAAGCACTTAAGGAACAAAAAGAAGAGCTGCGTTCGGTTAATGAAGAGCTGGAAAAGCGAGCCGGTATTCTGGAAGAGTCTGAAGAAGAGCTGAAAGCCCAGAGTGAGGAGCTGCAGAAATCCAATGCCGAACTGGAAGAACTCAGCGAACAGCTGATGCTCCAGAAAGAAGAGATTGAGAGAAAGAATAAAGATATTGAGCTGTCCAGTAAAAAGATAACGGAAAAGGCTGAGGAGCTTGCCCGGGCCAGTCAATATAAATCTGAATTTCTTGCCAATATGTCCCATGAGCTGCGCACGCCCCTGAATTCTTTATTGCTCCTTTCCCAGATGCTGGCAGAAAACGACGAAGGTAACCTGACAGAGGACCAGGTAGAGTCTGCACAGGTGATCTACAACGGTGGTAAAGAGTTACTGGAGCTGATCAACGACATTCTTGATCTGTCCAAGGTTGAAGCGGGAAAAATGTCGGTCAACCTTGATGATACGCCCCTGAACGAGATCACAGGCAGTATTGAAGCCATGTTTAACCCGCTGGCAGAAAGCCGTGGCCTGCAATTTCAGATCAGTATAGAGAGCGGGACCAGCCGGTCTGTTTTCACTGATAGCCAGCGGTTAATGCAAATTATCAAGAACTTCCTTTCTAACGCGTTCAAATTTACCGAGAAAGGCAGTGTTCAGGTAAGGATGTTTAATGAAACCCGCCCTGGCCATTTTTCAGACGACACCTGGACTGGTTTTGCTGTTAAAGATAGCGGGATCGGGATTCCTAAAGAGAAGCAGGAATCGATTTTTGGCTCATTCCAGCAGGCCGATGGGTCTACCAGCCGAAAATATGGCGGCACCGGGCTTGGTCTGGCGATCTCCAGAGAGATGGCAGAACTTCTGGGGGGCTTTATTGAGCTGGACAGCAAGGAAGGTGAAGGAACCACCTTTACCCTGTTCCTGCCGACTAATCCCGTGTGTGCTCTTGGTCCTGAGAAAGTACTGGCAGAAAACTATGTGTCCGATGTGTTTGACCAGTCAATGGGAGCTTCAGAGGCTCCTGCTCAAAAGCCAGAAATAAATAATGCGCCCCAGGAGGCGGAGTTATCTGTGCCTGCGGCATCGTTTGATTACCAGCTGCTGGTTATTGAAGATGATCCTCATTTTGTCACCATTCTTGGTCAACTGGCGGGTAAACATCGCTTTGGCTGTTTGCATGCAGAAACAGGAGAGCAGGGAATTGCCCTGGCCCAACAACATCAACCATCGGCCATTATTCTGGATTTAGGCTTGCCGGATATGGATGGGCAGGAGGTACTTGCTCAGTTAAAAGGCGATGAGTCAACCAGACATATTCCGGTGCATATTGTTTCGGGACGGGATCCGGAGTTGGTTTCCAGTCTTGGCGCTATTGGTTATTTGAGAAAGCCCGTGACGGTTACCGATATTGATCAAGCGTTTTTGACCCTTGGGCAGGCCATTAGCCGGGATATTCACGATGTACTGATTCTCGATCTGGATGAAGAGCAAAGATCCCAGGTAGGCAGCATGCTGGAACAAAAAGGACTCCATGTAGGGTATGCCAGCACTGCAGAAGAAGCTGAGAAGAGGCTTGTTGATCAACAGTGGCATTGTCTGATTATGGACCTGGAGCTGGGAGAGGTACGAGGGTTGGAGTTCCTGGAAAAAATGACAGGCAAATTGGGATCAGATATGCCGTCAGTGGTGATTCACACCGCACAACCTGTCGATAAGACTGAGCACTCCCGGCTGCAGGAATTCACCAATGCCATGGTGATGAAAGGTGATAGAGCCCTGGAAAGAATTACGGATGAAGTCAGCCTGTTCTTGCATACCGTTAATAAGGATCAGGAGGATGATACGTCCGATGAGCCGGTGGCCGGGTCAGAGAAGCGTCTTGATGGACACAAGATCCTGCTGGTTGATGATGATTTGAGAAATACCTTTGCCCTTTCCAAAGCCCTTCAGGGCATGGGGCTGGAAGTTGTACTGGCAGACAATGGCAAAAATGCGATCAGCAAGCTTGAGGAAGAAGACGGCATTGAACTGGTATTAATGGATATTATGATGCCCATTATGGATGGCTATGAAGCCACCGCCACTATTCGGCAAATGAATGAATTCAAAGAGCTTCCGGTGATTGCCCTGACCGCCAAGGCCATGGCGGGTGACAAGGCCAAATGCCTTGAGGCAGGCGCCAATGATTACATGACCAAACCGCTGGATATGGACAAGCTGACAGCAATGCTGAAGGTGTGGCTGCTGCGATGATGGAGACTTGCCCGGTAGCGGATCTGGAACTCAACTTACTGCTGGACGCGGTCAAGAAGCACTATGGCTATGACTTCCATGACTATGCCAAAGCATCTATGATCCGTCGGGTAAGAAAATACATGGAGCAGACCGGCATCAATCATATCAGTGAGTTGATCCCCCTGTTCCTGCACGATCAACGGGCATTTTATCGCTTTGTGAAAAGTATTTCCGTTGTGGTGACGGAAATGTTCCGGGACCCGGATGTGTTTAAAGTCTTGCGGGAAGAGGTCATTCCTGTGCTCAAGACTTACCCGTTTATCAAGATATGGCATGCAGGGTGTGCATCCGGTCAGGAAGTGTACTCTATGGCGATCCTGTTGGCAGAGGAAGGGATACTGGATCGTTGTCAGATTTACGCCACGGACTTCAATGATGATGCTCTGAATCTGGCCAAAAAAGGGATTTATCCGGCAGAAGATATTGAGCTTTATGAAAACAATTACCGCCTTGCCGGTGGGAAACATAAGCTCAGTGATTATTGGGTCAGCCTTTATGATTCAATAAAGGTCAAAAGTCGTTTATCGGAACGGCTGACCTTTGCCAATCACAACCTGGTGACGGATGGGGTTTTTGGCGAAATGCATTTGGTGATGTGCCGCAATGTACTGATTTATTTCAATGAGCAGTTGCAGGACAGGGCGTTAACTCTGATTAACGACAGTTTATGCCCGAGGGGATTTCTCTGTATCGGCCGAAGAGAGAACCTGAAGTTCAGCCAGATCAGTGAGCATCTTGAAGATGTCAGTAATAAGCTGCGAATTTACAGGAAGCTGGGCTCGTGAATTCAGTCGGCTGACAGAATCAATGGAACCTTTTGGGAATAAGACAGGGATTGTCTGGTATGGAGACAAAGAGCAAAGTCAAAATTCTGGTTGTGGATGATCGCCCGGAAAACCTGCTGGCGATGGATAAGTTACTTAAGCCGCTGGGGGCTGAGATTCACAAGGTAGATTCTGGCGAGAAGGCGCTGTCTGAGGTTCTGGCCCATCACTTTGCGGTTATTCTTCTGGACGTGCAGATGCCCGGCATGGATGGCTTTGAGACGGCGACATTGCTGCACAGTAACAAGCAAACGGCCAATATACCCATCATTTTTGTGACAGCGATTAATAAAGATCAAAGCTACGTAGCCAAGGGTTATCAGTCAGGTGCTGTTGACTATTTGCCTAAACCGATTGTGCCGGAAATTCTTCTGGGTAAAGTGAAAGTATTTTTACAACTTGAGGAACAGCGGCTGGAGCTTGAACAGGTAACCAGGGAGTTGCAATGGATCAGTCAGAAGAACAAGCTGCTGCTGGACTGTGCAGGAGAAGGTATTGTCGGGGTCGATAAAGAGGGCAGGATAACCTTTATCAATCCGACAGCCTGTGAGTTATTGGGCGGTGTTGAAGCAGCTTTTCTGGATCAGCATATCAGCCAGTTTCTTTTGGACGACACCACGGGTGAAACAGCTCAGGAGCAATGGCAGAAGTCAGCTATTTATCGTGAGTGCCTGGAACAGGGCAGTACACTTAAACAGTCCACCGAATTAATCAACGTGAGCCGGGGACGGTTTCCGGCGGAATTCAATATTGCGGCCATCGTTAATAACAGGAACGCGGTTCAGGGAGCCGTGTTTGTCTTTCAGGATATAACTGAGCGCAAACAGCTGGAAGATCAGCTAGTGAAAATGGCCAAGTACGATAGCCTGACGGGTCTGGCTAACCGGACGTTATTCCGGGAGTTTCTTCAGTCCTCAATGGATCGCAGTGACCGCTACCAGAATAAGACAGTGGTTATGTTTCTGGATCTGGATCATTTTAAACAGATCAATGATCAGCTGGGCCATGATGCAGGGGATCAGTTACTGACCAGTGTTGCCAATCGTCTGGAGGGTTGTATCCGGAAGGTTGACCTGATTGCCAGGCTCGGTGGTGATGAGTTCGCCGTGGTTCTGGACGATGTCAGGAACCCGGAAGATGCCAGAACGGTTGCCAATAAAATTCTTGCGGCACTGAAGGAACCCCATGAACTGGGCGATGTTGCAAGAAAAGTAGGTACTAGCATTGGTATTGCACTTTACCCTGAGAATGGCAGTGATGCTGACGGTTTGATCAAGGCGGCAGATGAAGCCATGTATGTGGCGAAGAATGAAGGTCGGAATGACTTTCGGTTTTATTCCGACCTTAACCCGGATATTTCATAAACGTGCTCCCTGTCTGTCCTTGTATAATATATAAATGCCAGTTAATGTCGCCCTTACCAGTGACTGGATTCTTTCTTCCTGGTATTACTGGGTTTCCGCCTTGCTCAATTACCTGATCGCGCAGTTTGAAACGTCAACAGCCTCTGACGATGATCTTTGCGCTATATAATTCAGCAGGTAACCGCCGATAGCTTTCTAAGATCAACAGGGAAAGCATAACCATGGCATTGGGCGACAAAGACTTAATTCGCTTTTTAATCATTGACTCATCAACCAGGGAAGCAGAATCGCTCCTGAATATTTTCCGTGAGTCTGGTTATTCCACTCGGGCAAAACAGATCAACTCTTTGGATGATCTCACTGAAGCCACGTCCGGACAGCAGCACTGGGATCTACTGCTGATGGCAGAGCCTCCCGAGCCATTAACTTATTCCCGAATCTTTGATGATATTAATCAGAAAGGCATTGATTTGCCGGGTATCGTCCTGATAAACCCGGATGATGAAACCGATGAGCTGTCGCTTATACAAATGGGTGCCCGTGCAGTGATTCCACCGGGGCATGACGAATATCTTTTGACGGTTGCCCGGAAGGAGTTCGAAGACCTGAAGATCCGGCGACACCATCGACGCATGAGCGTCGCCTTGCATGAATCAGAAAAGCAGCGTCAATTATTGCTCGATGACCAGGTTGATCCGGTTGTATACATTAATTATGGACACATCCGGTTTGCTAACACGGCATTTATCAACCTGCTGGGGCTGGCGGAAGAGGAGTCTCTGGATGGAAAGCTGTTCAGGGATTTGATCATTACCAAAGATCAGCAGGACGTTGAAGCGTTTCTCATGGGCATTGAAGAAAGTGGTCAGGCACTGGCGGCTATTCAATGTCCTTTAGTCGCTCACAATGGCTCAGAAGTGCCTGTGTCCATAGTGATCTCACCAACGTCATTTAATGGTGAGTTCACTCTCAGTCTGCAGATTAAGCACTGCGAGAAAGAAGGTGAGCAGGACGAAGTAGATAAAACTCTCGAAAAGTCAGCGCCGGACGCCGAAACGGGGCTATTTGACCGGAAACTGTTCGATCAGGCATTGGATATTGCTATCCAGAGAGCGGTAGAAGGCAAAGGAAAGTCAACATTATGTTATCTCCATCTGGAAACTCTGAAAGCCGCCCATGAACAGCATGGGAAAGAGGTTAGCCAGAAGCTGTTTAAATCGGTTGCGCATAAGATAACGTCACATCTTGACGCCACGCATCATGTATCCAGTCGGGGAGGGGCAAACTTTGCAGCCCTGCTTCGGGAAGGGGAAGAACAGGGCGTTACCGAACTGATGGAAAGTTTACTGGCAGCGGTTACCGGTGAGGATATTGTCATTGATCAACATCCGTTGCCGGTCAAGCTGTCAATAGGTGCTGTTATTCTCAGTGATACCGCCAGCGATGCTGAAACATTGACTGGTCAAAGTCGTCAGGCCACCGTGTTGGCACAAAAGCAGGGTGGCAACCAACTGTGCTTTTACCAGAAGCGTAAAGTCAGCTCGGTTCATTCCGTTGAAAAGCAGCTGGCTGGCATGGTCAGCCAGGCGATAAAGAACAAAACATTCAGGTTGAGTTATCAACCCGTTATCTCCCTTGCAGGATCGCCATCTGAGTATTACGAAGTCTCTTTTGTCCTGACCGACCCGGAAGGAAAGGAACATGAGGCTTCGGAATTCAGGCCCAAACTGGAAAAAATCAGTTTGTGGAACAAGCTGGATCGGTGGCAACTGATTGAAGCCAGTAAAGCATTAATGGCCAAAAGAAAAGAAGGGAGTGATACCCGGCTGTTGCTGCATGTCGGTGGTTGTTCTGCAACAGATGATACATTTATCCCATGGATGAAGGCTGCTCTGAAAACGGCGGGCATTCCTGCGGATGCTGTTGCCATTGAATTGAGTGAACAGAACCTGGCCCGTTATTCAGAAGAGATACCGGATTTTTTCAGCACTCTGAAAGCGATGGGATGCCAGACAGTGATCAGTGAATTCGGTTGCAGCCTTAACCCACTGGAGGGGATTGCTCATCTTGATATTGACCTGGTAAAGCTTGACCAATCCTTCACAGAAGACCTTAGCAGTGGTGGAAATGCCCAGGAGTTACAAAAGATGATCCAGGATCTCAGTCAAAGTGGCCGTAAAGTGATTGTGCCCGGGATTGAAACAGCGGAAGAAATGACCCCTGTCTGGCAGTATGGCGCCGATTTTATTCAGGGCAGCTATATGCAACCCCCTTCAGAGCGCATGGATTTTGATTTCGGGGCGGATGGGTAACACCGCCCTGCCATCCTGCATCTTCTAATGGCTGTTCCCCACCCTCCCATGATTCGAGGCTGTTTCTCAGCACCTGGATTTATGGGTTTATCCCCTTCATTGGGTATTTCAATTTACAGACACCATTACTTACCAGACAATACCGCCCCTGATTGATGTGTTTAAACAAGGGATAGACAGGTATTTCCATGTCAGCAAAGCTCAATATGGTCATGGCCCAGCTGAATCTGGTGGTGGGCGACATTGACGGGAACACGTCCCGTGTCATTGAGGCTGCCGAGCAGGCGCGGGATCAGCTGGATGCGGATGTTGTTGTCTTTCCGGAGCTGACCCTCTGTGGTTATCCCCCAGAAGACCTGCTGTTGCGGCCGAGTCTCATTGTGCGGGTAGAACAGGCGCTGAACCGACTCAGGGTGGTTAAGGGTATTGACTTGATTATCGGTGTCCCGCTGATGGGGCCACATGGTCTGGAAAACCAGGCGCTGGTGCTGCGTGATGGCGAGATTGTCGCCCGCTACGGAAAACAGCATCTGCCCAATTACCAGGTTTTTGATGAAAAACGCTATTTTGTGAAAGGTCAGAACACGGTTATTTATGCCTGCAAAGGTGTCAATATTGCCCTGTTGATTTGTGAAGATCTCTGGTACCAAGGGCCGGTTCGCCGGGCTAAAGAAGCCGGAGCAGACCTGATTATCAGTCTCAATGCGTCACCCTTCCACATGAACAAGCAGTCACTGCGTCAGCAGGTGGTTCGTGAGCGCTGTCTGGAGTCGGGCCTTCCTGTCCTTTATACCAACCTGGTGGGTGGTCAGGATGAGCTGGTGTTTGACGGGGGCTCCTTTGCCATGAACGGTAATGGTGAAGTGGCTGTGGGGGCAACCTGGTTTACCGAAGAGTTGTTCTGCGTTGCCTTTGATAAAGGCTCTATGACATTTGAACCGGGAGAGGTTGCTGAAATCCCCGACGTTTGCTCAAGGGTTTATGATGCCCTGGTGACTGGTGTCAGGGATTATGTCAATAAGAATGGTTTTAAGGGCATCGTTCTGGGGTTGTCCGGAGGCATTGACTCTGCACTGACTCTGGCAGTAGCTACCGATGCCCTGGGTAAAGATCGGGTTCAGGCGGTGATGATGCCCTACCGTTACACCTCCGATATGAGCCTTGAGGATGCGGCAGAAGAGGCGAAAATTCTGGGTATTGACTATAAAGTGCTGCCGATTGAACCGATGTTTGATGCCTTTATGGACACCCTGAATACCGAGTTTGCCGGTTATGGTCGGGATACCACCGAAGAAAACCTGCAGTCCCGGTGCCGGGGTGTCATGCTGATGGCGATCTCCAATAAGAAGGGTTACCTGGTACTGACTACCGGTAATAAAAGTGAAATGGCAGTGGGCTACTGCACGCTCTACGGCGATATGGCCGGTGGTTTTGATGTTCTGAAAGATGTACCGAAAACACTGGTGTTTAAACTGTCCGAATATCGCAATACCCGGGGCTATGTGATTCCCCAGCGAGTGATAGACCGTCCGCCCTCCGCTGAACTTGCCCCGGATCAGGTGGATGAAGACAGCCTGCCGCCCTATGATGAGCTGGATCGCATTCTTGAACTCTATATTGAACAGGATCAAAGTGCCGAATCCATCGTGAAAGAAGGGTTTGACCGGGATACGGTTTATCGCGTTCTGAGGCTGGTGGACATCAATGAGTACAAACGTCGCCAGTCAGCTATTGGGGTCAGAATTACGCCAAGAGGGTTTGGCCGGGATCGTCGCTATCCGATTACGAATGGCTGGAGACCGGGTGTTTAACTAACTTCAAAGCACCTGAGTTTCAAGCGAGGCTCAGGTAATAGTGATGCAGCTTATCCAATGACCGGTGCAACTGGCTTATAGAGCCACTGTTATCAACGATATCATCGGCTCTGCCAACTCTCTGTTGCCGTTCCATCTGGCTACTGAGGATCTGCCGGGTCTGATCCTCTGTCATCTGGTCACGGGCCATGGTGCGGGATAGCTGAACACTCTCTGGCACATCCACGACCAGCACACGATCCACCAATTCATGCTGACTGGTTTCCAGCATCAACGGCGAAACCAGTACGGCATAACGTGATTCAGCGTGGCTCAGCTCAAGGATTATCTGATCCCGTATCAGCGGGTGTAACAGACCTTCCAGCCACTTTCGCTCATCAGCATCAGCAAAGATGATGGTTCTCAGCTTTCTACGGTCAAGACTGCCATCGAGCAAAATCTCCGGGCCATAGCGCCGTTCAATGTCAGCCAAAGCCGGTTTTCCCGGCTCTACCACCACGCGGGAAGCGATATCCGCATCAACAATGCAAATTCCCTTGTTGGCAAAAAAGTCGGTCACTGCCGTTTTGCCACTGCCAATACCGCCGGTGACTCCAACCGTAAATGGGCGCTTTTGTTGAGCTCGGGGCTGCTGTGATTTTACAGTGGTCATCCGTTCAAACCCGAAAAGCTCAGATAAACCGCAATCAGTTGATCGCCCCAGACCAGGGCAACAAAGCCGGCAATGGCCAGATAAGGACCAAAGGGAATCGGGTTGGATCGTTCCTGGCGTTTACTGACGATCAACAGTATCGCTGCAACAGTGCCAACCAGTGATGAGAGCAGGATGATCAGGGGCAGCTTCATCCAGCCCAGCCAGGCTCCCAGCGCCGCCAGCAGTTTAAAGTCACCGTAGCCCATGCCTTCCTTGCCGGTCACCAGTTTGAATACCCAGTAAACACTCCACAGGGAAAGGTAACCGGCAATGGCTCCCCACAGCGCCTGTTCAAGGCTTACCACCAGTCCAAAGCTGTTGACG
It contains:
- a CDS encoding NAD+ synthase, with protein sequence MSAKLNMVMAQLNLVVGDIDGNTSRVIEAAEQARDQLDADVVVFPELTLCGYPPEDLLLRPSLIVRVEQALNRLRVVKGIDLIIGVPLMGPHGLENQALVLRDGEIVARYGKQHLPNYQVFDEKRYFVKGQNTVIYACKGVNIALLICEDLWYQGPVRRAKEAGADLIISLNASPFHMNKQSLRQQVVRERCLESGLPVLYTNLVGGQDELVFDGGSFAMNGNGEVAVGATWFTEELFCVAFDKGSMTFEPGEVAEIPDVCSRVYDALVTGVRDYVNKNGFKGIVLGLSGGIDSALTLAVATDALGKDRVQAVMMPYRYTSDMSLEDAAEEAKILGIDYKVLPIEPMFDAFMDTLNTEFAGYGRDTTEENLQSRCRGVMLMAISNKKGYLVLTTGNKSEMAVGYCTLYGDMAGGFDVLKDVPKTLVFKLSEYRNTRGYVIPQRVIDRPPSAELAPDQVDEDSLPPYDELDRILELYIEQDQSAESIVKEGFDRDTVYRVLRLVDINEYKRRQSAIGVRITPRGFGRDRRYPITNGWRPGV
- the coaE gene encoding dephospho-CoA kinase (Dephospho-CoA kinase (CoaE) performs the final step in coenzyme A biosynthesis.) → MTTVKSQQPRAQQKRPFTVGVTGGIGSGKTAVTDFFANKGICIVDADIASRVVVEPGKPALADIERRYGPEILLDGSLDRRKLRTIIFADADERKWLEGLLHPLIRDQIILELSHAESRYAVLVSPLMLETSQHELVDRVLVVDVPESVQLSRTMARDQMTEDQTRQILSSQMERQQRVGRADDIVDNSGSISQLHRSLDKLHHYYLSLA